Sequence from the Clostridium saccharobutylicum DSM 13864 genome:
AACTGCATCTAATCCTGCTTTAACTAAAGAATCAATTTGTTCTTCTAACAATATTCCATTTGTAGTTAAAGTAACATTATTAATTCCATTTATATTTTTTATTTTCTCAATAAGATATGCTAAATCGCTTCTTACTAACGGTTCTCCCCCTGTTATTTTTATTTTACTAATTCCAATCTTTGCAAAAGCTTCACATAAATGAATAATTTCTTCATATGATAATATTTCACTGTGGTTTACGCTCTTTATTCCATCTTCTGGCATACAATAAATACATCTTAAATTACATCTATCAGTAACTGAAATTCTTATGTAATCAATCTTCCTATTATAAATGTCAATCATCATTGCACCTCCTTACACTCATTAAGTAATACTTCTATAATTTCCCCAATATTATTTATATTAATAGTTTTTATACCCTCAAACTTACATTCTAAATCAGTAACTATTGCAATCAAACTTTCCTTTTTACCGATATAATCTTTTGATATCCCTTTTCTTACAACTTCTATTTTAGGATAATCAGAATATTTAAACCCCTCCAGTAAAATAATATCTGCCTCTGGAAAATAATTAAATAATTCATTTTCAGAAATTTGATTTTGTTCCTTTACTATCATAAATTTAGTTTTTGAAAAAATAGCACTTCCATATGCTCCTGCTTCTTTGTGTTTATATGAATCCGTTCCCTCTATATCACTTTGAAAATCATGTCCATCATGTTTAATCGTAGCAACTTTATAGCCTAAATCTATCAATCTTGGTATTAATTTTGTTATAAGAGTTGTCTTTCCTGAATTTTTAATACCGCTTACTGCAATTAACATAGGCTTTTTATTATTTTTCATTTATGAATTCTCCACTTTTTCCACCTGTTTTCCTTGTCAAATGAACTTCAGAAATCTCCATAGTTTTATCTATTGCCTTACACATATCATAAATCGTTAGAAGTGTTACATTAACTCCTGTTAAAGCTTCCATTTCCACACCTGTCTTACCTTCTACTTTAACAGTACAAATAGCCTCTATATAATTTTCTTCTTCATTTATTTTAAAGTCTACGCTGCATTTACTAATCATTAATGGATGAC
This genomic interval carries:
- the mobB gene encoding molybdopterin-guanine dinucleotide biosynthesis protein B; this translates as MKNNKKPMLIAVSGIKNSGKTTLITKLIPRLIDLGYKVATIKHDGHDFQSDIEGTDSYKHKEAGAYGSAIFSKTKFMIVKEQNQISENELFNYFPEADIILLEGFKYSDYPKIEVVRKGISKDYIGKKESLIAIVTDLECKFEGIKTININNIGEIIEVLLNECKEVQ
- the moaC gene encoding cyclic pyranopterin monophosphate synthase MoaC is translated as MENKFNHFDCNGNAVMVDVSEKNITSRTAIASGKIFVNENVMEAILNQTVKKGDVLGVARVAGIMGVKRTSELIPMCHPLMISKCSVDFKINEEENYIEAICTVKVEGKTGVEMEALTGVNVTLLTIYDMCKAIDKTMEISEVHLTRKTGGKSGEFINEK